Proteins from one Salmo salar chromosome ssa29, Ssal_v3.1, whole genome shotgun sequence genomic window:
- the rps20 gene encoding small ribosomal subunit protein uS10 has translation MAFKDTGKAPVEAEVAIHRIRITLTSRNVKSLEKVCADLIRGAKEKNLKVKGPVRMPTKTLRITTRKTPCGEGSKTWDRFQMRIHKRLIDLHSPSEIVKQITSISIEPGVEVEVTIADA, from the exons ATG GCGTTCAAGGACACCGGTAAAGCCCCTGTTGAGGCTGAGGTTGCCATCCATCGCATCCGTATCACCCTCACCAGCCGCAACGTCAAGTCTTTGGAGAAGG TATGTGCAGACCTTATCCGTGGAGCTAAGGAGAAGAACCTCAAGGTGAAGGGACCAGTCCGTATGCCCACCAAG ACTCTGCGCATCACCACCAGAAAGACACCCTGTGGAGAAGGCTCCAAGACCTGGGATCGTTTCCAGATGCGGATCCACAAGCGTTTGATCGACCTGCACAGTCCCTCTGAGATTGTCAAGCAGATCACCTCCATCAGCATTGAGCCTGGTGTAGAAGTTGAGGTCACCATCGCTGACGCATAA
- the rps20 gene encoding small ribosomal subunit protein uS10 isoform X1 — MAGAFKDTGKAPVEAEVAIHRIRITLTSRNVKSLEKVCADLIRGAKEKNLKVKGPVRMPTKTLRITTRKTPCGEGSKTWDRFQMRIHKRLIDLHSPSEIVKQITSISIEPGVEVEVTIADA; from the exons ATGGCGGGG GCGTTCAAGGACACCGGTAAAGCCCCTGTTGAGGCTGAGGTTGCCATCCATCGCATCCGTATCACCCTCACCAGCCGCAACGTCAAGTCTTTGGAGAAGG TATGTGCAGACCTTATCCGTGGAGCTAAGGAGAAGAACCTCAAGGTGAAGGGACCAGTCCGTATGCCCACCAAG ACTCTGCGCATCACCACCAGAAAGACACCCTGTGGAGAAGGCTCCAAGACCTGGGATCGTTTCCAGATGCGGATCCACAAGCGTTTGATCGACCTGCACAGTCCCTCTGAGATTGTCAAGCAGATCACCTCCATCAGCATTGAGCCTGGTGTAGAAGTTGAGGTCACCATCGCTGACGCATAA
- the zgc:56231 gene encoding kinesin-like protein KIF20A, whose amino-acid sequence MASSCHMTTIIDLTHDGTVLDAMESTCNDLHACNPHRDVLSELSSIASMQSEVLDTAEQQQQKHQQLRVYLRVRPFSKDEISSNEDQGCVVLENARTVMLHAPKGSATMKSSEKGVGQAIHTFSFSQIFGPETKQADLFEGTIKSQVHDYLEGKNALVFSYGVTNAGKTHTIQGSQKDPGILPQALDVIFRHIKGRQYEKMDLKPYLGSDAQYLGPDQVQQERNTKAAIFALLKEENELPRVSRVSSHSSSTGSLSFSVSYDNTVEFVAASGDRDRSQFALWVSFYEIYNESVYDLLQASPTSKTKRRTALRVCEDSVGNSYVRDLKWINVHNSEEACKILRVGNKNRSAASTKMNHSSSRSHSIFTIKLLRIDGTEVQTMSELSLCDLAGSERCGRTKTFGERLKEAGNINNSLLILGKCIAALRSNQSDRMKNGYIPFRESKLTRIFQSIFCGKGRASMIVNINQCASTYDETLHVMKFSAIAKQVVQLIPTKCLESLTPRLVGRDGKPLLKNGVIDDQALENYLSEEELLDEDEADMSILPQEDLMNVIENLRTKLLAERRKNLVQEIDIRKEMGDAMLQQLMESEELRNCQVAELKESYQEKLENTFEMYKDALKDHAYQRALERVEDDYVPLEEFIAEQEKVEALEQKLSGSTVGSSMVPTKENSSQTESVSQPPPVAMQEGLTVSAGDVLTAVSKDAEQRKLLLKESAMEKLGEQKELIVSLQKRIAVLNDALHEAGERFFEKTSEIETLHKKLADQAHDLESIGKGSLEKDKELALLKEELAKLSQQSPVQSKPKRGFMANIRESVTSPRTSTIARTLRKSVRTTPLLKRPFH is encoded by the exons ATGGCTTCCTCCTGCC ACATGACAACAATCATTGATTTGACCCATGATGGCACAGTACTTGATGCAATGGAATCTACATGCAATGATCTCCATGCATGTAATCCCCATCGAGATGTGCTCTCAGAACTCTCCTCTATTGCTTCCATGCAG AGTGAGGTGTTGGACACCgcagaacagcagcagcagaaacacCAGCAGTTGAGGGTCTACCTAAGGGTGAGGCCCTTTTCCAAGGATGAGATCTCCAGCAATGAGGACCAG GGTTGTGTGGTTCTTGAAAATGCCAGGACCGTTATGCTGCATGCGCCCAAAGGCTCTGCTACCATGAAGAGCAGTGAGAAGGGTGTTGGCCAGGCGATACACACATTCTCATTCTCTCAG ATCTTTGGGCCCGAGACGAAGCAGGCAGATCTCTTCGAAGGCACCATCAAAAGCCAAGTTCACGATTATCTGGAGGGGAAGAATGCTCTAGTCTTCAGTTATGGTGTGACCAATGCAGGCAAGACCCACACAATTCAAG gatCCCAGAAAGACCCTGGTATTCTCCCCCAGGCGTTGGATGTCATCTTCAGACACATCAAAGGGAGACAGTATGAGAAAATGGATCTGAAGCCGTACCTCGGTAGCGACGCTCAGTACCTAGGGCCTGACCAGGTCCAACAGGAACGAAACACCAAAGCAGCTATATTTGCTCTACTCAAAGAG GAAAATGAACTCCCACGCGTCAGTCGAGTTTCATCCCACTCGTCCTCTACTGGAAGCCTCTCCTTCTCAGTCTCCTACGATAACACAG TTGAGTTTGTGGCTGCGTCTGGCGATCGGGACCGGAGCCAGTTCGCCCTGTGGGTGTCCTTCTACGAGATCTACAACGAGAGCGTGTATGACCTGCTGCAGGCGTCGCCCACCTCCAAGACAAAGAGACGCACGGCCCTCCGCGTGTGTGAGGACAGTGTGGGAAACTCGTATGTCAGAG ATCTAAAGTGGATCAATGTTCACAACTCCGAGGAGGCATGCAAAATTCTCAGAGTTGGAAATAAAAACCGAAGTGCTGCTTCCACTAAGATGAACCATTCATCAAGCAGAAG CCACAGCATATTTACCATCAAATTACTGAGAATTGATGGAACTGAGGTTCAGACGATGTCAGA actctctctgtgtgaccTGGCTGGCTCGGAAAGATGCGGAAGAACTAAGACATTTGGGGAGAGGCTGAAGGAAGCAGGGAACATCAACAACTCTCTGCTCATCCTGGGGAAATGCATCGCTGCCCTGCGCAGCAATCAGAGTGACAG GATGAAAAACGGCTATATTCCCTTCAGGGAGAGCAAACTGACCCGTATCTTCCAGTCCATCTTCTGTGGGAAGGGCCGAGCCTCAATGATTGTGAACATCAATCAGTGTGCATCCACATATGACGAAACTCTCCATGTCATGAAATTTTCTGCCATCGCAAAGCAG GTGGTCCAGCTGATCCCAACAAAGTGTCTAGAGTCTCTGACCCCGCGGCTGGTGGGGCGCGATGGGAAGCCTCTACTGAAGAACGGGGTCATCGACGACCAGGCTCTAGAGAACTACCTGTCTGAAGAAGAGCTGCTGGATGAGGATGAAGCAGACATGTCCATTTTACCTCAGGAG GATCTCATGAATGTGATCGAGAATCTCAGGACCAAGCTCCTGGCTGAGCGACGGAAGAACTTGGTCCAGGAGATTGACATCCGCAAGGAGATGGGAGATGCCATGCTGCAGCAACTCATGGAAAGCGAAGAACTCAGGAA TTGTCAGGTGGCTGAGCTGAAGGAGAGTTACCAGGAGAAGCTGGAGAACACATTTGAGATGTACAAGGATGCCCTAAAGGACCATGCCTACCAGCGAGCGCTGGAGCGCGTAGAGGATGATTACGTACCCCTTGAGGAGTTCATCGCTGAGCAGGAGAAAGTAGAG GCACTAGAACAGAAGCTGTCAGGTTCCACAGTGGGTTCATCTATGGTTCCAACCAAAGAGAACtcgagccagacagagagcgtCTCACAACCACCACCTGTGGCTATGCAGGAAGGGTTAACGG TCTCAGCAGGGGACGTCCTCACAGCTGTTTCCAAAGACGCAGAGCAACGCAAACTCCTTTTGAAAGAGAGTGCGATGGAGAAACTCGGTGAGCAGAAAGAG CTGATTGTGTCTTTGCAAAAAAGGATTGCTGTTCTGAATGATGCACTACATGAGGCCGGAGAGCGCTTCTTTGAAAAAACGTCAGAAATAGAAACTTTACATAAGAAGCTAGCTGACCAG GCACATGATCTGGAGAGTATAGGTAAGGGCAGTCTGGAGAAGGACAAAGAACTAGCGTTGTTAAAAGAAGAGCTGGCCAAGCTATCCCAGCAGTCCCCTGTCCAGTCCAAGCCCAAGCGGGGTTTCATGGCCAACATTAGGGAATCTGTGACATCGCCACGAACAAGCACCATTGCCAGGACACTGAGGAAATCTGTCCGGACCACACCCTTGCTGAAAAGGCCCTTCCACTAA